CTGGAGGGTTGATGAAGGGGATTTTGAGAGCTTTAGCCGGGACTGAGAATCTTTTCTTAAATACCTATATTGCGCGTTCCCGCAGCGAAATATGGTTTGCTCCAGCTTTACCGGGTGATATTTCATATGTTCCTCTCCATAGTGATGGCTGGATTATACAAGATTCTAGCTATCTAGCACATCATGGCGATATTGATATTGGAATTGCCTGGAGAGGGTTGAAGGGTATACTGGCGGAGGGTGAGCTTTTCTGGTTAAACGTTAAAGGGCATGGAGGCGTGTGGATAAATAGTTATGGAGCTATGGATTATATAGAAATACCGAGCGGAGAAACTGCGATAATCGATAATTTCCATTTCGTCGCTATGCCTGCAAGCGTGCATTGGCGCGTGAGAAAGTTCGGCGGCTGGAAGAGTTTTATACTTGGAGGAGAAGGATTGGTATTTGAAGTATGGGGTCCCGCTAGGGTTTATATTCAGTCGAGGATTATACCGCC
The Thermoproteales archaeon DNA segment above includes these coding regions:
- a CDS encoding TIGR00266 family protein, whose amino-acid sequence is MDWRVDYRPSYSLLKVVLEPGEEVTSEAGAMVLYKGDIEIKTHTGGLMKGILRALAGTENLFLNTYIARSRSEIWFAPALPGDISYVPLHSDGWIIQDSSYLAHHGDIDIGIAWRGLKGILAEGELFWLNVKGHGGVWINSYGAMDYIEIPSGETAIIDNFHFVAMPASVHWRVRKFGGWKSFILGGEGLVFEVWGPARVYIQSRIIPPFASILRKFIPSK